Genomic segment of Serinicoccus hydrothermalis:
ACGATGACGACGTCGTCGTGGTTGCGCCGGAACAGGGCGGCGTAGACGAGGGCGAAGGCGATCGCCCCGTCGAGGAGCAGGAGCTTGCCGACCGAGACCGGCAGGGGGGTGAGCAGCGCGATGCCGCCGAGGCCGAGCAGCAGGGGGGCGGCGAAGCCGAGCCGGTCGCGGAGCGCGACGGCCCGCTCCATCGCGATCAGGGTCCCGAGGAAGCCGCCGACCATGAGCATGCCGTGCAGGTCGCCCATTCGGGCCGCCTCGACCGGGGCGCCGACACCGACGAGCATGAGCGCGGCGTTGACCCCGGCGAGCATGGCGACGCCGGCCGGGACCAGGAACACTGCACGACGCGACAGCGGCTGGCCGGACTGCTTATTTTCCACAACTCTGATTGTAGGTAATCTGCAAACCCTCTTAGGCGAGCCTGCGCCTGGTCCAGGAGGCCTGCACCACGGGCGGTGCACCCGACGTGCGCCACTCATCACGGGTGCCCCCGGGCGCCAGCCCGACGCCGCCCACCCAAGAGGCACGCCGCCCGGCTGTCGCTCGTCTGGATCACCAGCCCGGACGCGTGCTGGCGTCCTTGTTGATCGGCTCACCCTGGTGCGTGAGAACGTCGCAGGCCCGGCGCGCGGTTGCGGTCGAGAAGAACAATGACCATGAGCACGATGGTCAGCGATGTGCCCAGGCCCCAGGCCAAGACGCCGCCGAGCTGCTGGTCGGCGAGCAGGTCCGGCACCCACGGCACGGCGATCGTCTTGTAGAATTCCGGCCCGAGCAGGAACGCGCCCTGCATGAGCGCCAGGGCGAAGAAGGCATGCCCGGCGAGCGTGACACCCAGGACGATCACCCGGATCGGCGTCGACCACCTGGGCGGGCCGGGGTCGGTGCCCACGAGCGACCAGACGAAGACGTAACCGGTGAGCGTGAAGTGCACGACCATGAACACGTGCCCGATGTGCGTCGTCAGCGACCAGTGCAGCAACGGGGTCCGGTAGAAGGCGAGAAGGCTGGCGAACAGTAGAGTCCCGGCGGTCACCGGGTTGAGGATGAACGAGGCCCACCGCGGGTGCACCACCGCAGACACGACCTCGCGCGGGCCGAGGGTGTTGTCACCCCGCGCCGGCAGGGCACGGAGCGTGAGGGTGAACGCGTTGGCCGGCACGAGCAGGATCGGCACAGCCATCATCAGGCCCGTGAACGTGGCCGTGTGCACTGAGAACATGACGCGGCCGTAGGCGCCTGGGCCGCCGCTGGTGAGCCACATGAAAAGAACCCAGCCCAGCACCCACAGCACCAGCTTGTGCAGCGGCCAGTGGTCACTGCGGCGCCGGAGCCGGACGACGCCTGCGACGTAGAGCCCGATGGCGACCAGGGCCACCAGGGTGAAGAGCCAGTCGGTGCGCCAGGTCAGGAACAGCCGCGCCCAGGTGAACGGTTCCGGCAGCGGCCAGCCGGTGAGGTCGAGCGTGAGCGTGAGGTCGACCGGCTCGGGCACGGGCGTGGGTGTGCCGCCCAGCACGACGCCGAGGGAGACCGCGGCGGCCATGAGCACGATCTCAACCAGCGCGACCTGGCCGAACCGGCGTGGCGAGTCGACGCCGCGCGCGACCACGGCGCGACGCTGCGCCCAGCCGGCGACGCCGAGGATCGCCAGGAGCGCCACCTTGAGCAGCAGCACGACCCCGTAGGGGGTGGCCAGGTTGGCGAAAGAACCCACCGTCACGGTGGCGAACAGAACGCCTGAGAGCCCCACCGCCACGTAGCACCAGGTCGCCACGGTAGAAAAGCGCCGCACCGCGTCGGGCAACGCCTTACCAAGCACGGGCAGGAGGGCGGCGATCGCCATCAGGCCGCCGACCCAGACGGTCAGCCCTACCAGGTGCAGGTTGAGGGCGACCACTGCCGTTCTGTGGCCGAGAGCGCTGGCGGAATGACCGGCGAAAGCCAGCGGCACCAGCGCGACCAACGCCAGAAGAAGGGTCCACGCAAGCGCAGCACGGGTGCGCGCGTAGGCGGTCATCGCCACCACCGGCACCACAAGGAGCGCCACGCCGAGGTAGAGCCGGAGCAGCTCCATGGACCAGACGTTGGTGAGGAGCACGGTGAGGTAGTCCGGGGACGAGAGCGGTATGCCGGCCAGCTCACCCAGGGTGAGGTAGAGCACCACGATCGCGCTGACCAGCCAGATGAGCGAGGACAGGAAGGCCAGCTGGGCGGCCGTCTCCCGGCGCCGCGTCGACCGTCCCTCGCGGACCAGGAAGGCCGCGACCAGCAGCAGCCCGATCGTGAACGACGCAGCAAGGTCGTGCACGACCCCGACCAGCGGCAACCCCCAGCGCACGAGCGGGCCCGCATCACCCAGCGCCAGCGGCGCGGCCGCGCCGGAC
This window contains:
- a CDS encoding cytochrome c oxidase assembly protein → MPVTATLVALVIAVPVAALSGAAAPLALGDAGPLVRWGLPLVGVVHDLAASFTIGLLLVAAFLVREGRSTRRRETAAQLAFLSSLIWLVSAIVVLYLTLGELAGIPLSSPDYLTVLLTNVWSMELLRLYLGVALLVVPVVAMTAYARTRAALAWTLLLALVALVPLAFAGHSASALGHRTAVVALNLHLVGLTVWVGGLMAIAALLPVLGKALPDAVRRFSTVATWCYVAVGLSGVLFATVTVGSFANLATPYGVVLLLKVALLAILGVAGWAQRRAVVARGVDSPRRFGQVALVEIVLMAAAVSLGVVLGGTPTPVPEPVDLTLTLDLTGWPLPEPFTWARLFLTWRTDWLFTLVALVAIGLYVAGVVRLRRRSDHWPLHKLVLWVLGWVLFMWLTSGGPGAYGRVMFSVHTATFTGLMMAVPILLVPANAFTLTLRALPARGDNTLGPREVVSAVVHPRWASFILNPVTAGTLLFASLLAFYRTPLLHWSLTTHIGHVFMVVHFTLTGYVFVWSLVGTDPGPPRWSTPIRVIVLGVTLAGHAFFALALMQGAFLLGPEFYKTIAVPWVPDLLADQQLGGVLAWGLGTSLTIVLMVIVLLDRNRAPGLRRSHAPG